AGGAGCAAAAACACACTAAATCATAATCAAATCAGTACTATCTATTATTAAGGGTAGCAATCCCAGTCTTACAAATATCTAGCAAAAATTTGTAAAGAACAACAGTTGAGAAGAGGATTCAAAATATAGTGGAAGGATTAACAATAGCATCTTCAGCAATAGGCAAAGATGCCAAAATACTTATACACCGGAGATCTTACCAGACATTCCCTTCTCTTCATCACTATCTCCATAGTTGTCTTGGTCATTCCCATTGTCCTGCTTAGATACAGCTGAATCCCGTTGTGGTGGAGCACTAGTAACACCAGTTACAGATTGCTGATAAAGAACCCCACCCGCAATAGTCATCAACAAACACCCTAAACCAAACGGACTAGCATGCTTATCCCAAATAAGAACATTAATCGCAACAGTCAAAAACTTATTCACAACCCCAGTTACTGTAAAAGCAGTAGCAGATATCGCCTTCCTCGCGGCAAATCCAAAGAAACTAATAAGCAATCCAAACACACACGACAACGAAACCGCCACAAGCGCAACAGGATGAAACAAATTCCCTTTTCCATTCGATCCCATCGCaataaacacatcaacatactccCCAGTAATAATCCAAAAGAAAGGCGCCATCATCAACGACAACAAATTATTATAAAACACAAAACCCCAAGTATTCAACCCTAGATTCGTGACCATATGCTTAATATAAACCATCTCAGTCGTAATAGTCACCAAATACGCCAACGCCCACGTATACGCTGTCAAACTAAACCCCGAATCCGTAGCAACATAACCAAATGCACCACCCAAAATAACAACCAATGCTAAAAACGTCAACTTAGAGGGGCATGGCTGCTTCCTAAAAGCAGTATCAGCAACT
The nucleotide sequence above comes from Solanum pennellii chromosome 9, SPENNV200. Encoded proteins:
- the LOC107031572 gene encoding GDP-fucose transporter 1 isoform X2, with product MSAMRSKQYYATSSLVVGYALCSSLLAVINKFAITNFNYPGLLTALQYLTSTLGVWILGKFGFLHHDPFTFENAKKFLPAAFVFYLAIFTNTNLLRHANVDTFIVFRSCTPLLVAVADTAFRKQPCPSKLTFLALVVILGGAFGYVATDSGFSLTAYTWALAYLVTITTEMVYIKHMVTNLGLNTWGFVFYNNLLSLMMAPFFWIITGEYVDVFIAMGSNGKGNLFHPVALVAVSLSCVFGLLISFFGFAARKAISATAFTVTGVVNKFLTVAINVLIWDKHASPFGLGCLLMTIAGGVLYQQSVTGVTSAPPQRDSAVSKQDNGNDQDNYGDSDEEKGMSGNFSSR
- the LOC107031572 gene encoding GDP-fucose transporter 1 isoform X1 — protein: MSAMRSKQYYATSSLVVGYALCSSLLAVINKFAITNFNYPGLLTALQYLTSTLGVWILGKFGFLHHDPFTFENAKKFLPAAFVFYLAIFTNTNLLRHANVDTFIVFRSCTPLLVAVADTAFRKQPCPSKLTFLALVVILGGAFGYVATDSGFSLTAYTWALAYLVTITTEMVYIKHMVTNLGLNTWGFVFYNNLLSLMMAPFFWIITGEYVDVFIAMGSNGKGNLFHPVALVAVSLSCVFGLLISFFGFAARKAISATAFTVTGVVNKFLTVAINVLIWDKHASPFGLGCLLMTIAGGVLYQQSVTGVTSAPPQRDSAVSKQDNGNDQDNYGDSDEEKGMSGIPMYCGKSS